The sequence GGCGCCGCGGGGCCCGGTGGCCCTGGTCGATCCGGCGGCGGTGGAGCCGGTACGGGTGCGGGCCGGGGCGGTCGTCATCCGCGACGGGGCGGTGCTGCTGATCCGGTTCACCGAGGAGGGCGGCGGGTCCCACTACGAGATTCCGGGCGGCGGGGTCGAGGCGGGCGAGACGCTGGAGGCGGCCGTCCTGCGTGAACTGGGCGAGGAGACCGGCCTGGCCGGGACCGTCGGGCCCGAGGTCGCCCGGGTCTGGAAGGACGGCCGGCACGAGCACTACTTCCTCGTGTCCGCGACCGGCGAGGTCGGCCCGCCCGAGACGCTGGACACCTACGGCGGCGCCCCGGTCTGGGTGCCGGTGGAGCGCCTGCCCGTCACCCCGCTGTGGCCCCGGCGGCTGTCCTGGCGCATCGAGCACTGGCACCGGACGGGGTGGCCCGCGCGCCCGGCCGAGCTGGCCGACTCCAT is a genomic window of Streptomyces sp. YPW6 containing:
- a CDS encoding NUDIX domain-containing protein; its protein translation is MTAEIRPVTVLFEAGKLILELHHDAEGAYHVFPGGRQGAGDPGPGEDGTGPGEDGTGPGEDGTGPGEDGTGPGEDGRASFGAPRVALSLEEALHARIRPAGTAETVLRAWAQGEAPRGPVALVDPAAVEPVRVRAGAVVIRDGAVLLIRFTEEGGGSHYEIPGGGVEAGETLEAAVLRELGEETGLAGTVGPEVARVWKDGRHEHYFLVSATGEVGPPETLDTYGGAPVWVPVERLPVTPLWPRRLSWRIEHWHRTGWPARPAELADSITELGPPCGW